Proteins encoded within one genomic window of Bombina bombina isolate aBomBom1 chromosome 1, aBomBom1.pri, whole genome shotgun sequence:
- the NHERF1 gene encoding Na(+)/H(+) exchange regulatory cofactor NHE-RF1 isoform X2, with translation MSTERLCVLQKGPEGYGFHLHSEKARPGQYVRLVEPGSPADSAGLKAGDRLLKVCGDDVRELGHQQVVGKIRAAGEQLTLEVQGPEEKTDDPNEVSEQLPASIPVTELRPRLCSMKKGPGGYGFNLHSDKTRQGQFVRAVDPDSPAEYAGLLPQDRIIAVNGLGMIGKQHADVVSAIKSGGDETALLVVDPETDSFFQECHVTPGLEHVTGPLPEKVVNGGLEKEDKPDDSQESDSALESPLPSPEPLPLTVTPQQDTAKDLPDSSPVPNSDPEPSTAASLDLNMSLALAKERAHKKRSQKKAPTMDWNKKKEVFSSL, from the exons ATGAGTACAGAGCGGTTGTGTGTGCTTCAGAAGGGGCCAGAGGGTTATGGCTTTCACCTACATAGTGAGAAAGCACGACCCGGGCAGTACGTGCGGCTGGTGGAGCCCGGGTCGCCCGCGGATAGTGCTGGGCTAAAAGCTGGGGACAGGCTGCTAAAAGTGTGCGGAGATGACGTGCGGGAGCTCGGGCACCAACAGGTTGTCGGCAAGATCCGGGCGGCCGGTGAGCAGCTCACTCTTGAGGTGCAGGGACCTGAGGAGAAGACAGACGATCCGAACGAG GTGAGTGAGCAGCTGCCAGCAAGTATCCCAGTGACG GAGCTGCGTCCACGACTTTGTTCTATGAAGAAGGGACCTGGCGGCTATGGGTTCAACTTGCACAGTGACAAGACACGTCAAGGGCAGTTTGTGCGGGCTGTGGATCCAGACTCTCCTGCTGAATACGCTGGGCTGTTGCCCCAAGATCGCATCATAGCG GTAAATGGACTCGGCATGATAGGTAAACAACATGCAGATGTGGTGAGCGCTATCAAATCAGGAGGTGATGAAACCGCCCTGCTTGTTGTGGATCCTGAAACAGATTCTTTCTTCCAAGAATGTCATGTGACCCCTGGGCTGGAGCATGTAACAG gtccttTACCAGAAAAGGTTGTTAATGGAGGATTAGAGAAG GAGGATAAACCTGATGACAGCCAGGAATCAGACAGTGCACTCGAATCCCCTTTGCCTTCACCAGAGCCTCTTCCTTTAACTGTAACCCCCCAGCAAGACACAGCTAAG GATCTGCCAGACTCTTCCCCAGTACCCAACTCTGACCCTGAACCATCTACGGCGGCCTCACTGGACCTGAACATGTCTCTAGCATTGGCCAAGGAGCGTGCCCACAAGAAACGGTCTCAGAAGAAAGCACCCACAATGGACTGGAATAAAAAGAAAGAGGTTTTCAGCAGCTTGTGA
- the NHERF1 gene encoding Na(+)/H(+) exchange regulatory cofactor NHE-RF1 isoform X3: MSTERLCVLQKGPEGYGFHLHSEKARPGQYVRLVEPGSPADSAGLKAGDRLLKVCGDDVRELGHQQVVGKIRAAGEQLTLEVQGPEEKTDDPNEKELRPRLCSMKKGPGGYGFNLHSDKTRQGQFVRAVDPDSPAEYAGLLPQDRIIAVNGLGMIGKQHADVVSAIKSGGDETALLVVDPETDSFFQECHVTPGLEHVTGPLPEKVVNGGLEKEDKPDDSQESDSALESPLPSPEPLPLTVTPQQDTAKDLPDSSPVPNSDPEPSTAASLDLNMSLALAKERAHKKRSQKKAPTMDWNKKKEVFSSL; encoded by the exons ATGAGTACAGAGCGGTTGTGTGTGCTTCAGAAGGGGCCAGAGGGTTATGGCTTTCACCTACATAGTGAGAAAGCACGACCCGGGCAGTACGTGCGGCTGGTGGAGCCCGGGTCGCCCGCGGATAGTGCTGGGCTAAAAGCTGGGGACAGGCTGCTAAAAGTGTGCGGAGATGACGTGCGGGAGCTCGGGCACCAACAGGTTGTCGGCAAGATCCGGGCGGCCGGTGAGCAGCTCACTCTTGAGGTGCAGGGACCTGAGGAGAAGACAGACGATCCGAACGAG AAGGAGCTGCGTCCACGACTTTGTTCTATGAAGAAGGGACCTGGCGGCTATGGGTTCAACTTGCACAGTGACAAGACACGTCAAGGGCAGTTTGTGCGGGCTGTGGATCCAGACTCTCCTGCTGAATACGCTGGGCTGTTGCCCCAAGATCGCATCATAGCG GTAAATGGACTCGGCATGATAGGTAAACAACATGCAGATGTGGTGAGCGCTATCAAATCAGGAGGTGATGAAACCGCCCTGCTTGTTGTGGATCCTGAAACAGATTCTTTCTTCCAAGAATGTCATGTGACCCCTGGGCTGGAGCATGTAACAG gtccttTACCAGAAAAGGTTGTTAATGGAGGATTAGAGAAG GAGGATAAACCTGATGACAGCCAGGAATCAGACAGTGCACTCGAATCCCCTTTGCCTTCACCAGAGCCTCTTCCTTTAACTGTAACCCCCCAGCAAGACACAGCTAAG GATCTGCCAGACTCTTCCCCAGTACCCAACTCTGACCCTGAACCATCTACGGCGGCCTCACTGGACCTGAACATGTCTCTAGCATTGGCCAAGGAGCGTGCCCACAAGAAACGGTCTCAGAAGAAAGCACCCACAATGGACTGGAATAAAAAGAAAGAGGTTTTCAGCAGCTTGTGA
- the NHERF1 gene encoding Na(+)/H(+) exchange regulatory cofactor NHE-RF1 isoform X1, producing the protein MSTERLCVLQKGPEGYGFHLHSEKARPGQYVRLVEPGSPADSAGLKAGDRLLKVCGDDVRELGHQQVVGKIRAAGEQLTLEVQGPEEKTDDPNEVSEQLPASIPVTKELRPRLCSMKKGPGGYGFNLHSDKTRQGQFVRAVDPDSPAEYAGLLPQDRIIAVNGLGMIGKQHADVVSAIKSGGDETALLVVDPETDSFFQECHVTPGLEHVTGPLPEKVVNGGLEKEDKPDDSQESDSALESPLPSPEPLPLTVTPQQDTAKDLPDSSPVPNSDPEPSTAASLDLNMSLALAKERAHKKRSQKKAPTMDWNKKKEVFSSL; encoded by the exons ATGAGTACAGAGCGGTTGTGTGTGCTTCAGAAGGGGCCAGAGGGTTATGGCTTTCACCTACATAGTGAGAAAGCACGACCCGGGCAGTACGTGCGGCTGGTGGAGCCCGGGTCGCCCGCGGATAGTGCTGGGCTAAAAGCTGGGGACAGGCTGCTAAAAGTGTGCGGAGATGACGTGCGGGAGCTCGGGCACCAACAGGTTGTCGGCAAGATCCGGGCGGCCGGTGAGCAGCTCACTCTTGAGGTGCAGGGACCTGAGGAGAAGACAGACGATCCGAACGAG GTGAGTGAGCAGCTGCCAGCAAGTATCCCAGTGACG AAGGAGCTGCGTCCACGACTTTGTTCTATGAAGAAGGGACCTGGCGGCTATGGGTTCAACTTGCACAGTGACAAGACACGTCAAGGGCAGTTTGTGCGGGCTGTGGATCCAGACTCTCCTGCTGAATACGCTGGGCTGTTGCCCCAAGATCGCATCATAGCG GTAAATGGACTCGGCATGATAGGTAAACAACATGCAGATGTGGTGAGCGCTATCAAATCAGGAGGTGATGAAACCGCCCTGCTTGTTGTGGATCCTGAAACAGATTCTTTCTTCCAAGAATGTCATGTGACCCCTGGGCTGGAGCATGTAACAG gtccttTACCAGAAAAGGTTGTTAATGGAGGATTAGAGAAG GAGGATAAACCTGATGACAGCCAGGAATCAGACAGTGCACTCGAATCCCCTTTGCCTTCACCAGAGCCTCTTCCTTTAACTGTAACCCCCCAGCAAGACACAGCTAAG GATCTGCCAGACTCTTCCCCAGTACCCAACTCTGACCCTGAACCATCTACGGCGGCCTCACTGGACCTGAACATGTCTCTAGCATTGGCCAAGGAGCGTGCCCACAAGAAACGGTCTCAGAAGAAAGCACCCACAATGGACTGGAATAAAAAGAAAGAGGTTTTCAGCAGCTTGTGA